The genomic DNA ttctcttgaactttaataaaaaaaattcgaagAAATTTTATATCTAAAATGCTAGGTgtaaaaactatatatacaattttttttcgtaAATTTTAAGTTGTGAGTATGGAACCTTTTCTCACTCCTGAGTATCTAACTCTTTGTTTCTAATTCCCGCATTTTTAATGCTCTTTGACCGCCCGGATTTGGAGTATCCTACTTTCACGTAATTCACAAGATTCAATAAGTAATTTATATGTCACAATTAAATGATCGGGTGAAAGGACCCAATCGTTAtgataagatttttttttccaaattttaggTTTTGAGTGGAGAACCTTTCCTTATTCTCGagtatctatttttttttctaaagcTCTTTGGCCCCCAAATTTGCAGTATTATACTTTCACATAATTCACAAGATTCAACAAGAAATTGATATATCAATTAACGATCGGTCAAAAGGACCCGATCGTTATGACGAGACcgattattttgaaaaaaaaattagttttttcTCCAATTTGTATCTATATTTGTCCCTATGTGTATAagtttttcccactttttttaatgattactttatatatacatataatgtCACCTATAAAAGCAAATTTCTCATGTCCCCAAGTAAATATAGAGTCATTTTTTTCGTCCCTATTGTGTACAAGCATTTCTAGCTTTTCTCGAATACTACAGGATTTGACGTAACACGTTCTATTATTCTTTCTAtctattatcttttttctaaaaattatacATAAATCCTacactttatttttctttacaaataattatatatttctttcgatacgtattctttattttcattcATAGACTAACATTTTTTCTATATTGTATCGTTTTAAAGAttattctatatatttatgtttttgTGTTATAAGTAAatctttttctccatttacctATGTAAGAAGACCCAATCCGAAAGTtagttataattattaatttatttttcacaaatttataaattgggaacatttttcatttttttagaatACATCATATTCTCCTTAACTTAATGTTATttgcaaaatttcaaattatttgatGCAATTCTTGGATCCGCAGCGAAGCACGGGAATCATGCCTAAGGAGTCTACCAAgggagtaaaactctctcatatgtggattttctccatttgcaagactcgaatccgagactTTGCTACAAAAAATAGATATCGAAGCCATTTGAACCAATCCacgttaataaaaaaaagttaccaATTAATTGCAAGAGTTATTGTTGAGAAGAGCAAAACAAAGGTTGATAAAGAAAAtgtgagaaaataaaagaggtTTCAAGTTCAAACTTTGTCGGACTATCAGTACCTTTTTATCAgttatttagtatttttattttattgtactaggcTCATGGGTCTCCTTactaacccaaaaaaaaataaaaataaaaagtggaGCCGCTGGCATACCGCCTAGTGTAGTATCTAGAATGATTGAAGTGCTATGATATGCACAATATAAGTGATTTTTGTAAAGTTAGGTAAGATCAAACTAATCCGTGAACTATCATTTCTATTGAGAGATCCACtgtatgcatatataggaTATCAAAACTTTCGCTATATTATTGCATAATATTTGCGGTATTGTACTTCGATactttttcttcctctccatACAATGTAAAGAGTACAAGAAATTCTTTCACCGAcccaaaaacagaaaagagatAGAGTagagaaaattctaaaagCTATTACATATGGGAGAGTGTAAATTCTAATAACATAGAGAAGAGATTCTCCAAATTATTCGTCATGCATGCCTATACTGCATACATGTAGATTTGTACGTTCTGTAATTGTAGAGTGCTATTGGTCCAGCCGCCCGCGACAGTGGAGATGGAGACAACGCATCCGCAAACGTTCATGGAGTGGTAACACCTGCACGACGTCAGTAAACTTTTTAAGACAAATTAATTGATCATATGTGtaaatatgtacatatatatatatatatatatatgagacgTATCCATGAtgaagaaattatatatatttcaatgcAATACACTACATAATTTTCATCAGAAAGTTCGCTCTCAAAGTTGCTCCAGGCCGGCAGGCCTCATGATGAGATCATCAATCATCATCAACAGAACTgataaaatcaaatattgacgaatatatatgataatagaGCGCGAGAGATTtatgaaaaacaaaaggaactTCAACTTACTGCCACACTTGAAGTTGTGAGGAACGGTGCGACCACAGGCCTCGATCTGCCTAATGGCACGATCGACACCGATGAGAGCAGCGAGCTTAGGGGTAACATATGGGCAAACACACTCGACGTGGGTGACCCTGACCCTCAGGCAGCACTGCTGGGAGGGGTTCCGCCCAAATATCACCGGCCTACACGCATTCTCTATTTGCTTCCGCTCGTCCTTGCACTGGCTTGGATTCGTCTGACCACTTGCCATCAGCGCCGAGCCACTCATCATCGTGACTAGGAGCCCTAGCACCATCAACAGCCGAGCAGCCATTTCTGTTATGTTTTTCTCTCAAAGCAAGATGCAAGTTCAATTAATTAAGGGGTCAGGGCAGTGCTCTTGTGTTGTGTGTTAAGTGTGCATTGCATCATGACTCTCTTATATAGACCGACCGAATTGGCTAGTTGGAAGGGAAGAACGCAAGGCCAGTGTGGAAGCAGTAAtgttcaaataatataaatctTTTTAGATAGGTTTCAAATGATATAAGTCAGTTTAGTCAAAGATTTGAcaagtaatttattaatttttcttccttttttttttttggtgagaaGTAGCACggaaattatcaaattaagTATACCAATTAATAGTCCTAATTCAGTATCTATGTTTCTATCACAGATAATTAAAATGGACCGATCTTAGTGGATTCTTGCGATGAGTGATCTCTCAATTCGTTTCATCATGTGATTAAAATCTGCCATATAAGTTTCGCGATAATTTTATGAGCTACCCTATAATTTCCCTGCATTAGTATGCAaggtatatatttattaaaacatAAACTAAATCCATGCCCCCCTTTAATTTTCCAGGACTAATTATTTACAAGACATTAACTAAATATATTTACTAGTAGCAACTATTTATAAGTCTATAAACCAACATCCAAAATAGGTCAGTTCTAGTCAATAAGCTGAGAACACTCGcgattttattgaaaaatataaaagaactACATTCATGtctttcataaataaatattaatatataacataaaaacTATAATTACAATCAGACAAGATACAAAGTAATTCTAAATTTCATCTTAAATTCGGCGATTAAACCTAACCTTATAGTACGATATACGTGCATACAAAAATTAAGTGAAaattcgggaaaaaaaaatcagccGAAAGCTGAAAGTGATATATGATTAATGGGCTGTCTATGTCGGCAATTATCTTTTTCTCGCGATTGATTGATTGACTATATGTAAATGCATGCATATATGGACCAATCGACAGATACGCACATGccatgtacatatatacatatatgtatgtgcgCGTGTTTGACTCGACAGATATATTTACATTTACCCGGCTATAAAGAAACTCAAATTAAAGTGTACGCAGCTAGGCacattttttgaaattcgtatgtacatatatactaTGATTgatcatgcatgcatgcattaCTAATTAAAACCTTTTGCATCACTCTCTCCTCCTTGGCTTTTCTGAATATTCATAAATTAAGTTATTATATATCGTTGGAAGGGTGTTACATTGATTGTCCGTTGTGTTCAGAGGAAAATAAAGTATACCGTTGGAAGTGTGTGTGAAATCATGACTGGGTGGAAAGATTCAGAGAAAGGAAATTCTGAGCACCTTCCTAGTCAATTCGGGGACCTCACATCGTGGACTGAGCACCTTGCCAGTTAATTCCGGGGCATTACATCGCTCGtccttattaattaattacgaCTAGTCTTagaaaaaaatggaataaaaatgataaaatttaagTTCATTGAAACAaatgagaaagaagagattaaataaaaatgaaaagtataATTTAACTTGAGATttgtatataaattttaatgcaGGATTATGAATGGTCATTTTATTATGAGCTAAAGGCTTATGAAAAACGCATATATAAACGAATCTGATGGGAGTAAtttgaatttattatatatagatattttttcttcaattgaGTGGCCGATAAGTACTTTCAATTCTCGTAAGGAGGAGAATACAAATTTAAATCTCGATAAGTGCACTTATTAGAAGACggtattatttttaataatcaattgcacaaaattgagaaattatgctttattttttttataataatccAACTCTACTCAATTCGACTCTATTCTTCcataaattcaacaatacaataataatcatttttgtctttttttatttaataatattttctcacttatactttttcataatcattttaaaattttcatttaataatattttttattcatacatttttcatttttaaaatcattttttaataataaatttcacaGTTACTTCAacatctatacatatatatatattctcatacatcaatatatttatcaatacTTACAATCATTCcataaaatcaagttgagttaGATCACTTAGTTTGtatttggtttttgagttggTTGATTCAATTTAACTTGATTTTATGTAATATTGCAagtgttgacaaatatatggatgagtgagaatatatataggtaggtatatatagatgtaaaagTATATCGAGAAtttattatcaaaaaattacttataaaaatgattaggaaaaaattatgcgaaaaattattattatatggagaaaaaaaacaaaacagaaATAATTATAGTGTTGAATacgagaaaaaataaagttgagttggatttagtaaaattttttatttaaaaccCAAATAAATTGttatccaactcgaaaaccaaacggaAATTAATGTATTTCACAATTTTGttcattaagaaaaataaactccCGAGAGACTACCATTtacatctatacatatatactgtTAATTAGTCCGACAACTTtgttttgaggaaaaaaaatgtgggACCTAGTTTCTTCATCTAGATACCATTACGTAGATCGAAAATTCTTATGCTCCATGACTGACATTTCCATGCATGGGCCGAGTCATAAGATCTATTAATTCTGGtccatttcattaatttttttttattaatctaTGGAGTTCGGGGGGACC from Punica granatum isolate Tunisia-2019 chromosome 2, ASM765513v2, whole genome shotgun sequence includes the following:
- the LOC116194892 gene encoding uncharacterized protein LOC116194892; the protein is MAARLLMVLGLLVTMMSGSALMASGQTNPSQCKDERKQIENACRPVIFGRNPSQQCCLRVRVTHVECVCPYVTPKLAALIGVDRAIRQIEACGRTVPHNFKCGSVTTP